The genomic window atcacctaactagtccatttccggttgtctgtctgtctgtctgtctgtctatctgtctgaggtctgtctgtcgtctgtctgtcgtctgtccaccgtctgtccgtctgtcatcacgatactcaaaaacgaaaagagatatcaaactgaaatttttatagcgtgcacgTTCTAAGCAATGTTTAATgttaaagtttttcattttaagctATGTTCATATTCTAATGTTTCGATATctgaaaacttttcttttttaatgatctctgcttaaatttagtttattttcagGTGGGAACTAagacaatatattataaaaactaactgCGTCCCTTGGCGTTACCTACGATTAAAAGGGAGTGGTGTTACccacaattataaaaatgattttgagagtttttatcgtttctgtgtaaattaatcaagcctTCTTAAGACAAATGcgttaaaaatctatttcacaacttttacaaaactcttTTAAAAACACGATTGCTGTATGCTATCCCATAGGAACCGTGCATTTTTCcaagataaaaattagcctatgtCATTTTCTAACCCATAAACTGCCACTACATATGGAAAAAAAACACGGGAACCAAACATTGACCGGGATAAAAAGTCATTCTAACCATAGTTTTGGATAGTTTGTTTTAGGAGATGGGTTTAAGTGGGTGGTGGGCGTGacctaaaatcataattttgtgtaccatatttaataatatttttaagctcgTTGTTCTTTCTTGAGCATTACTCTAAGAATatgcaaaattttcttaaaaatattcagcCAGGGTTAATGGTGAGAACCGAATCtcctcaaaaaaataatattccacGCGATTGCTATAACTCAAGATTGCTtcatctgaaattaaaaaattccctACGAGAAATGTTAcgaaatgttcatttttttaatttttgatgaaggTGCAATCAAAAAACTCAAACTTTGATTTTTGCcgaaagttttaattaaaaaataatacattaataaaatagagATACAAAGAAGTGCCCGGAGACTCAATTGTCTATAACTCGGAAATTTTTGCTCGTAATGACATCAAATGTTCCGAGAATATTTggtataatttgtttatctgaaaattaaaaaaatcgtttcTCAGACTCTTACCACTCCCCCCACACCTCCCCACCCGCTTAGTATTTACAGAGATATTTTGTTGTTCAATGATCTAAGtatctacataaaattaaaaaaaaaaaataaaaaattatttagtaacaTTAATAAACGTAGATATCGTATATTTTTTCTTGGGTAACAAAAAAGTATACACTTTTTTTGGACTTGTAAAGAACCTCTACTATCCGAATATCCAATTTTGTTCGAAACACTCgaaaattatttcacttataCTTAGTTAccttaattacaataaaaaagttaaaattaaatgtttgttaTTGCATACATggttgcaaaaattaaaaagttttcacggGTAAATTAGTTTCCCAAATTTAAATGGAATGACATAACTTGCATACAAAAAAGAAGGGTTGTTAACTTTTTGTAACGAAaaattcgaaagaaaatatcatttaattttttattgactttagtTACCATATCCAAAATTTCCCGAAacctaaaatgaaaatattaaaaatgtttaataaaaacttcCCAATTCAAATTACCTATACCTAAGTCCCTTCAGCTATTTTTCATCgcctaaaataaaaactatagcTAGGTACTACATTACCATAATTGACTAGAAAAACTTTTCCGACATTTACagaagttaattattattttaatgaaaccatctttaaatttaataaattttacagatatcaagttgaaaatttttgcatatttgaCATGTTACTatgaattattcatttaattatttgagGAAAGTTGATAACATTTTAACAAGGCCACATGTTAACCAATGaattttaatctaattattGCCTGCACTAACGTTTATATTCAATGAAAGGTTTTTAAttgttaagtataaaataattcaatgtaATCTCGAAATAATGTCAAGTTCTgataatgttattaattttattacaattttctacaaaaatttttgtcaaaattaaattgaaactttCCCGGCCTGTTAATAAATCTcatctttaaattaaataaagttcacaaattaacaaatattttaacatgtaaaaatgGTCAAGCTTTGCTACAAATTTAAATGctaattcaaatgaatttttaattaaaaattaactcattTAGATCAAAAAAAAGTGTCACATATATATCAACTTTTTCTATCGGTaccaaaaacaacaatttttaaataaaaactattaaaattttaaatatcatatttttgcacgttgaagttaaaaaaaattcaattctacCTTGTAATTTGTTGAAACAATTATCGTCGaaatagtagaaaaaataaCTCTACCTAcacgaaaaacaattttcaccacatatgtttttttataaatatcatttaaaattttcaataatccaAATCGTTAAAAATCATCATAAacactaaatattaaaattaaaaccacgATATATAAACAATTTGGGCCATGATACACTCATAACATAACAAGCCATTATTCTTGAATAAACCACACTTGCATAtagtataaaatcatttttattaaaaataaacacaatttttaaaaaactacattgtttacgatttaaaaaaattgtaccaaataaatagaaaaaatttatcacaaaatttaacttatgaaaaaaattttactttttcgaATTCACTTTCCCCATTTAAAAATaccgtaaaatatttttatattagaaataatatttttaaaacggtTACGAACATCGTATCGGTATAATAGTCTCGATAAAACTGACATTTGCGATTGTTACGATACTTGATAAAACGTTGCTTGTTACACATAAGGCATATATATTATGTAGAAAGTGTATATGCGCGTCGACCAATCCTATGTATTATTCGAGTACTTATGAGCTGTAtgcactaataataatttttatacatgtaaccgaatgttttttttttttttgaactatgttttttttttcgcacaaaaaacttaattttgagtGTAAaagttacatatttttatgcgtaatgTTTTCGTTCTTGTAATACCTTCGAGATATCAGGATTGAAGAGATTTTTGAAGGATTAAATACTTTTGAGTGATAAACATATTAAGTGAAACAttacagtaaataaaaaaacttttaacaaaaaaaaaaactattccaaaacaaattaatatgcgctaaaaattaaaaaaataacgatattataataaagtagACTTGgttaatttttgtaacaaatttgaaaagtatgtccCAAAAGTAGGATTAGATACTTGGTTTTtccaaattgcataaaatttggatgtgagcataaataaattttgtggatTCTAATGACgacataaagataaaaaaattagattttttggataacacagtcaaattttgggccattaatttcagctgtaatgtcagtttttcgctagctatcacttatgtgcttaattccaggacTACGattccatattcttgaaacccattagagctaggttaattttgatcacagatttgaaaagtatgacccaaatttagtaggattgcatacttagtttatcaaaatttgataaaatgtggatgtgatagaaaaaaattaaatttttgagattctgatgacgtcacatagttaaaaaattcgatttttctgtaatcacaggcaaatttgatccgatcgtactggaattttttatgaaatcccctaattttgggccattaaTTTCAGCTAggatatcagtttttcgctagctatcagttatgtgcttaattccaggaccagaactccgtattcttgaaacctattagagctaggttaattttgatcacaaatttgaaaagtatgacccaaatttagtaggattacatacttggtttatcaaaatttgataaaatgtgGATGTgagattaaatttttgagatcTGATGgcatcataaagttaaaaaattcgatttttttgataacacaggtaaatttgattcgatcttactggaattttttttgaagccccctaattttgggtcattcttttcagctgtgatgtcaatttttcgcttgCTGTTACTTATGTGGTTACTTCCGGGACAAGGAATTTTGGATTCCGATGTCGTCATAAAGTTACAGAATtcgattaattattttatagttttacgAGATGACTATGCAAatattgtggaaatattttgtatttcgtgTTTTCCGCGTTTCTGCATGGAATTTCTTATATAACAGACGAATATAATGTGTCAAATCCAGTACTTGACAACCGTACAAATAAACCTTAACCATCAAGAAATGacgttttatatttcaaaaccaTAAGTActtggtttttcatttttggaaatattatttttaaattatttgtaataattccacatatagaaaaaataaatgtttaaaaagaaaTCCCAAACCGAGGAAAATAAATCCGACAAATCCAAAacccaaagaaaaattttatgttgtataAAGAAACTAAAATTTAGAGTAGTTAAGTCAACAGCAGCTGAACCAACCACATCTGAAGTCGAAGAGGAATCTGAAGGAAGTGAGGTGGAGGAGGAGGATGTAGATCAAGTAtgagtattttaagtttaaacttattttattgtttttcaggtaaattttattatatcgttTTGATTTCCAGTTACAATTAATGATAGATTACATCAATCAAGATGCATGTGAAAAAGCAGATGAAATTGACACAAAAACAGCCGAATTATTCTTGACTGAGAAAGCAAAGCATTTTGAAGAGGAATACtccaaaatatatgaatattacgACAAAATGGAAACAAAATATCAAGCTTCGATACACAGGTACTTGAAAGAGTCCTTTCTTTACAACTTAGTCGGTccaatcaaaaaacttttttatttaaatagttagtGTTCGATTTAACCTTGTGGAAGCCTTGAGATAAAAATGAGTGTGTAAGCAAAGATAagctttctattttttatataaaaaaagttgttttatagaaaaattaaaagtgcTAACAGCTGCCACAGTATATCTCTGTGCTTGATCACAGTATATCTCTGTGCAGAGATACCTCCTCGTGGTATTCTTTGGTTCGGGTATAAAAAGCCGCGTTTGTAGCGAACAGACAAAGCGAGGCTAGGGAGACCGTAAAAACTAATATCACCACCACATATCTGTACCTACTTACCTTGACATTGGTAAAATCTGTATCCATATTAATCTAAAATCTACATTTTTGATGATCTAACACAACACTATATAAAACATACTTAAATATTCCAGATTCGCCGCTAATGCCATCAATAAAGGGAGATTATTTGTTTTACGCGCACGTGCTAATTATGTTGTGGAAATAATTGATGAGGCCCGAGGGACTTTGGACACAATAGCTAATccacaaaatcaaaaatatattgaaacaatgaaattattaattttggaagGGCTCTTAATGGTAATTCTCACtctttttttattgctttagtCATTCAATCTGATCAATGTTGATCATTgcgttatttattaattgatatgtGTTATTATTAGTTCGATGGTTTTTGAATGTTAACAACaggaattaattatatttttttgtcaatctGTTACGCATTGGTTGGCGTATCGCTTATCGGAAAAGGATTGGCTTAACAGAAACGAAAAGCATACTTTTTTATTCTATAAGCTTTATTTTCTGTgtcttcatttttattttccaaataatgtACGACTTTCGAGTTGTACGCGAAAAATTATTGCGAGTTTTCACTCGAAATATAAATCAATCTTTACCTTAAAAGCATCATGTCTTTTTTATGCTAGAGAGCCAATTTTTTTGCTAGAGAATtgtataaaaaaggaaaatgtgTAGAATTATAAGCTACACCTTTCATCAATTAAtgtaaggttttaaaatttaggcGTTGCCCTTTGTAGGGGATGCCATCTTGACACCCTTTCATAAAAGTAAACTTACGGTGGATAATAATTGTGTGAAAACACATAGTTCATAGTTTTTTCGCTAATATCTATACTATAAACGCTAAGTGTATATGAGAGTAATCACAGCCATCTTAACTGCATCTAGCTTGCCGCATTTTTAAAAGCCAATTAGTAACTACCCGCCACACCCACGTGGTATAAGcacctaaataaaaatttcctacGTGTGGTAGGAAAATATATCCTTAGTAATGGAGCTTTGCTACTcactagattttttttctagttactcgaaccaaaagttgttttgcgAGTACGAAACAAAGATCGCAATATGGTTCAAGATTTGTTGCATAGTATTAGAAAACAATATAGAAATGTGACTGAAGGTAAAGAAGTGGAACTTGTTTTGGATGAACATAATTTACCATTAATCTCCAAAGGAGGTGTCATTTTATATGATCAATTAAATCGTATGGTGGTTACAAACACATTAAGTGCAAGATTAGACTTAGTCGCTCATAAACTGCTTCCAGAAATTAGAAATGCTTTATGGAGTAACAAACCGTTTAAAATAATGGA from Chrysoperla carnea chromosome 2, inChrCarn1.1, whole genome shotgun sequence includes these protein-coding regions:
- the LOC123293813 gene encoding V-type proton ATPase subunit E-like, with protein sequence MVQDLLHSIRKQYRNVTEGKEVELVLDEHNLPLISKGGVILYDQLNRMVVTNTLSARLDLVAHKLLPEIRNALWSNKPFKIMEYMDLT
- the LOC123292753 gene encoding V-type proton ATPase subunit E-like; this translates as MFKKKSQTEENKSDKSKTQRKILCCIKKLKFRVVKSTAAEPTTSEVEEESEGSEVEEEDVDQLQLMIDYINQDACEKADEIDTKTAELFLTEKAKHFEEEYSKIYEYYDKMETKYQASIHRFAANAINKGRLFVLRARANYVVEIIDEARGTLDTIANPQNQKYIETMKLLILEGLLMFDGF